A region of the Candidatus Hydrogenedens sp. genome:
ATGAGGTAGGGTTCAATCATTTTTTCAAGGCACGAACCGAAGACTACGGCGGTGATTTGATTTATTTTCAGGGACATGCGGCACCGGGAATATATGCACGGGCTTATTTGGAAGGAAGACTTTCCGAAAATGACCTGAAAAATTTCCGACGGGAATTAAGTAAAGGTGGTGGTTTACCATCCTATCCCCATCCGCGTCTTATGCCTGGGTTCTGGCAATTCCCAACGGTATCTATGGGATTGGGTCCCATTATGGCGATATATCAAGCACGGTTTAATAAATATTTGGAAAATCGCGGTTTGAAGCCCAAAAATGGCGGGTATGTCTGGGCTTTTTTAGGTGATGGAGAAACGGACGAGCCGGAGGCCTTAGGTGCTATTAGTTTAGCCAGTCGCGAAAAATTAGATAATCTTATATTCGTTATCAATTGTAATTTACAGCGTTTGGATGGTCCTGTTCGCGGGAATGGGAAAATCATACAGGAATTAGAAGCCATGTTTCGTGGAGCAGGCTGGAATGTGATAAAGGTTATCTGGGGTAGTGATTGGGACCCTCTGTTTGAGAAGGATGAACAGGGGCTGTTAGTAAGTGCATTAGGCGACATTGTAGATGGTGAGTATCAGAAGTTTTCGGTTTCGTCCGGTGAGTATATTCGCAAGAAAATGATAGAACACGAACCGCGTCTGGCTCCGTATCTCGAACAGGTTTCGGATATACAATTGCGTCAATTGCGTAGAGGGGAGCATGACCCGATAAAGGTGTATGCGGCTTATTATCATGCTCTACAAACACAAGGGGCACCCACAGTAATATTAGCAAAGACAATCAAAGGATATGGACTTGGCGAAAGTGGAGAAGGAAAGAATATAACCCATCAGCAAAAGAAACTCAATGAAGATGAATTGCGTGAATTTCGGGCACGGTTTGGTATTCCGGTGTCGGATGATGAAATTGCCTTTGCTCCGTTTTGTAAACTTCCAGAAGACCATCCTGCCATGATATATCTACAAGAGCGACGCAAGGCATTAGGAGGTTATTTACCCCATCGTGAGGTATTGGCACCTCCCTTATCTGCTCCAGAAAATGAAGTTTTTGACGAATTTTTCAAAGGCACACCCCGCCCTGTTTCTACGACAATGGCATTTGTTTCTATTTTGAGAAAATTATTACAACATGAGCGAATTGGCAAGTTGATTGTTCCGATTGTGCCCGATGAAGCACGCACTTTTGGAATGGAAGGATTATTCCGTCAGATAGGGATTTATTCCTCACAAGGACAAAAATATGAGCCCGTAGATTCCGAATCGGTTTTGTATTATAAAGAAGCGATAGACGGGCAAATTCTCGAAGAAGGTATTTCGGAAGCGGGTTCTATGGCTTCTTTTATTTCCGCAGGCACTGCTTATGCAAGCCATGGGATTAATACCATTCCGTTTTTTATTTTCTATTCCATGTTTGGATTTCAGCGGATTGGCGATTTAATCTGGGCGTCTGCGGATATGAAAGTGCGGGGATTTCTTGTAGGTGGCAC
Encoded here:
- the aceE gene encoding pyruvate dehydrogenase (acetyl-transferring), homodimeric type, which gives rise to MSHSEPENEIREEVNTMSFPDEEWIDALKAYLEERGPQATANLVRRLQDYTYLLGIRKPCSATTPYVNTIPVSEQPEYPGNRELERIIKSYIRWNAMAMVVRANREAEGIGGHISTYASVATLYEVGFNHFFKARTEDYGGDLIYFQGHAAPGIYARAYLEGRLSENDLKNFRRELSKGGGLPSYPHPRLMPGFWQFPTVSMGLGPIMAIYQARFNKYLENRGLKPKNGGYVWAFLGDGETDEPEALGAISLASREKLDNLIFVINCNLQRLDGPVRGNGKIIQELEAMFRGAGWNVIKVIWGSDWDPLFEKDEQGLLVSALGDIVDGEYQKFSVSSGEYIRKKMIEHEPRLAPYLEQVSDIQLRQLRRGEHDPIKVYAAYYHALQTQGAPTVILAKTIKGYGLGESGEGKNITHQQKKLNEDELREFRARFGIPVSDDEIAFAPFCKLPEDHPAMIYLQERRKALGGYLPHREVLAPPLSAPENEVFDEFFKGTPRPVSTTMAFVSILRKLLQHERIGKLIVPIVPDEARTFGMEGLFRQIGIYSSQGQKYEPVDSESVLYYKEAIDGQILEEGISEAGSMASFISAGTAYASHGINTIPFFIFYSMFGFQRIGDLIWASADMKVRGFLVGGTAGRTTLAGEGLQHQDGHSHLLAMSVPCLRAYDPAYAYEIAVIVQEGIRSMYEKQEPVFYYLTVGNENYTMPPIPAGKKIRDGIIKGLYLLQPSSLKKSKAKINLLGSGSLLNEALKAQTVLEEEFNISADVWSATSYKMLRENALEIERWNTLHPTSAKKVPYVTECLDNKAIATIAVSDYVKLVPDSISRWVPHKFVSLGTDGFGRSDTREALRDYFEVDSRYIVLSVLFTLSQAKKITADTVKKYMRDNDIPANKVFPLDV